Part of the Salmo salar chromosome ssa10, Ssal_v3.1, whole genome shotgun sequence genome is shown below.
acacaacacacctccatgctgtgtaagggcATCAGACGACccgcctccacaatcacccgacccaaacccaattgagatggtttgggaagagttgggttgcagagtgaaggaaaagcagctaacaagtgcacagaatatgtgggaacttcttcaagactgttggaaaagcattccaggtgaatctggttgagagaatgccaagattgtgcaaagctgtcatcaaagcaaagtgtggctactttgaaaatatattttgatttgttgaacactttttttggttactacatgattcaatgtgttatttcatagttttgatgtcttcacttttattagacaatgtataaaatagtaaaaatatagaatcacccttgagtgagtaggtgtgtccaaacgtttgactggaactgtacatTAGAACATTATTCACCACCTTTTACATTGGGCTTCCCATCTGGGTATTAAAACCAGGTATAACATTTATTCCCATCTTTCACTTTGGATACAAAACATCAATACCACTCCCTCCATTTCCCCCACCTCACATAGTCTGGGTTGAATTACCTTATTGTAGCCTTTTGAGATACAACATAGGGGATCCCTACTTTGATACGTCCAATAAACATGTGGATAAGTCTTATATGGGTAATTTGTTAAAAGGGACCATGAATGTGGTCATCCTAGAGATGATCCAAAATATTAAAAACTAGCATTCCTAATTGTTAAAActtaataaaaacaaaaacatttatctAGTATTCCTCATCACATTTTCAGAGGAATATTTTGAGAGAATTTATAACATTTATTGGGAAAAAGAAACCAATTACATGGGAGGGATATATGATGTTAAATAGGTATTTCTTTAAATATTTCTGTACACCTTTGCATAACCATGAACTCGTGATGAGCTCATGATGAGTTCTGTTTTGGGTACATTAGATCAACAGTCCTCACGCATGTCACAGTTTGTTTAATTCCTTTCTCATTTGAGGTAACTCATTGGGTAGATTTTTGTTTTGCTTTCTTTTCTACACAATGAAAGCAGTATATTACAGTGTATGACGTTATATATCTACTCGCTCAATTCATCGTTTGAGGTCTAGCTTGGCCATAGAAAAATAATCTTAAAATCTGAGGTTTGTTTTCTGTTAAAATACTTTTAACTAAGCCCTCCTCAACTATTAATTTATTTATGCATGACTGTCTTTAGACAGCGATGTTAGCGTTTGATATTGAATTACATTCATTCAAGTATTGCACTGCCTGACCCGGTACTGGTAGCTAGCTGTAAGGTTTATCACGCCATTGGTGGCACAGGTTTACTTTGTGtccaaaaaaaatattataaaatcACAGTGACCAAACAACTTAAGTAAGAGCCACGGACAGTTTCTATACAACGTGTTGAATACATTTGTGTCGATATGCATTACTGGCAAGACAATAACTTTGTGGTTATAAGAAGTACCAGCTTAGTTCTGCTGTACATGGCAATGCACCACCAATAGTCTAGCAGCAGGGACCACCATTTGCACTAAGCGTGAATTTCAAAAAGCAGAAACTAGCAGACTGTGTGACTTACTGCACTGTAAACACAAGGGCCTGGGACAGTTTTACAATGAGGTACTGCAACATTAACATACTGTGCatttggaaattattcagaccccttgacttaatccacattttattacattacaggctttttctaaaatgtattacatatttttttcctgatcaatctacacacaataccccataatgacaaagtgaaaatagtttttttgacattttgcaaatgtattaaaaataaaagtattcagaccctttgttatgagactcgaaattgagatcaggtgcatcctgtttccattgatcatccttgatgtttctacaacttgattgaagcccacctgtggtaaattcaattgactggacatgatttagaaaggcacatacctgtctatataaggtcccacaattgacagtgcatgtcagtgcaaaaaccaagccatgagatcaaaggaattgtccatagagctccgagacaggattgtgtcaaggcacagatctggggaagggtaccaaaacatttctgcgttattgaaggtcccaaagaacacagtggcctccattattcttaaatggaagaagtttggaaccaccaagactcttcttagagctagccgcccggccaaactgagcaatcgggggagaagggacttggtcttggaggtgaccaagaacccgatgtcactgacagagctctagagttcctttgtggagatgggtgaaccttccagaagaacaaccatctctgcagcactccaccaatcaggcttttatggtagagtggccagacagaagtcactcttcagtaaaagacacatggcagcccgcttggagtttgccaaaaggcacctatagactctcagaccatgagaaacaagcttctctgttctgatgaaaccaagattgaactctttggcctgaatgccaagtgtcacatctggaggaaacctggcaccatcccttcagtgaagcatggtggtggcagcatcatgctgtggggaggtttttcagcggcagggactgggagactaatcaggatcgaggtaaagatgaatgGATAAATGTACAGAgcaccttgatgaaaacctgctccagggcgctcaggacctcagactggggtgaaggttcaccttccaacaggacaacgaccttacgcagacagccaagacaatgcaggagtggcttcgggacaagtctctcagtggcccagccagagcccggacttgaacccaatagaatatctctggagagacctgaaaatagctgtgcagcaacactccccatccaacctgacagagcttaagaggatctgcagagaagaatgggagaaactccccaaatacaggtgtgccaagcttgtagcgatcatacccaagaagactcgaggctgtaatcgttgccaaaggtacacacaaagtactgagtgaagggtttgaatacttatgtaaatgtactattttttattttatacatttgctaaaataaaaaataaaatgtttttgctttgtcattatggggtattgtgtgtagattgaggaggaaaaaaacgatttaatacattttagaataaggctgtgacgtaacagaattagaaaaaaagtctaggggtctgaatactttcccaatgcactgtagaTTGGAGCAGACAGCCTTGTTAGAGACCGGAGCAAGAAATGACCCCTAGAGGGCCCAGACATTCTACATAGTGTTGTGCTGTGATACCAGAGAGGTTTGATATGTGATTTTCTTCCACCAATAAACTTCCACCAATAAAAAGTGAAATAATGTAGGTTTCACACAGTCCTCAATAAAAATGTTTTGCCATCTATTAAGAAAAGTCAATTGAAATCGAACAGACCACAAAGATAAATGCTACCAATTAAACAATAACTTATTTCTGACCACATGATTGAGGATTGTCACACTGAAAATCGAGGAATGAGGGAAATGCCCAAGCAAGCATAACTAAATAGTTTGGCAATAGTTTTTTTCTTGAGATGAACATAACTAGTCCTGTCCCTTACCATGACAAGCTAACATTCAATACGACTACTACTAAAGTGCCATTCTACAGAGGCCCCTGACAAGAAATGAGCAGCTTGGAAAACCAGAGGCTCGATCCCCAAGAGCCCCACTCCACAACAGTTACAATAGAAACCTGGAAATCCCCTATGGAAGTTAATATGGCAATGTACAGTACAACCAGTTCATAGGACCCCACTCAACAAACATCATTTTAAATTTGCCATGGCAAGCGACACCCCATCAGCACGACAATCAAACCAACACCTTATAACGCAGTTACATGGGGATACGTACTGTCTGACAGAAGCGGCAGAGGAGCAGGAGCAGAAAAACTTAAAACATACCACATCTGTTATCCGTATGATCAATTGTTTCAATTCATTCTCTTGGCAGGTCCAACTAACACCAGTTTCACTTATTTCAGAGGTAATTTGTGTTCTAGGTCATGGATCAAATAGCCTTAGCATTCGCTCTATTCTTGTCTGGACTGGGCTTAGCCATAGTACACATTAGGAAACATTTTTGTAGTTTCTCTCCTCCCATTCAAACAACTGAGAAGCGGAGAATACTGTCTGTAAGGGATACTTAGTGTTAGAGAGGTATAAATAAGTGCTATATGTTTACTTTAATGACCCCAGCAGCTCAGATTAGCATTTTATAATCTCATGGTTAAAACAGTAACCCCCCCATCCCACCACACACTATAATGCCTCCAGCACTGTCTGACTGGCTTTAGATAAAACAGACAAACTCACTTTATTAACACATGAAGATTAACTCAGATCACAATTGCTAGCAGCATTCTGTCCAAACACTTATTTGATGAGATCCACCATCATTTAATGTTCTAAAGAGGAGAGATATCACTAATTTGTTTGTTCTGACATTGCCAACCCATAAAAAGCTTAATAGGAGATAAGCATGCTATAGTTGCAAGTGACAGGAGAAAGTAGGAGCATTTCATTCATAGAACAGACACTAGATTTCTAATGGCGCAAATAGGATAATGTGCAGAAATATCACTGTGTGAATTGCATTTCTGAGTTTAAGGTAATTTTTGTGGCCATTTAAAATGTAAttgaatatatatttatatgagaATACTAATTTTTCTACACAAGCCTTTAGGGCTAAAAAAGTACAGTATTGTAAAGCACTAGTATAGTCTGTACCTAGAGGTACTTTGCATGCATCGCTATGAGCGTTACAAGACCACTCTAAAACAGTCATAATGCCTCATATTTAAAGCAACTAATGATAAACACTAAGGACtttttaaaagtaaaaaatgtttATGAATAGCTATGGTAAATGTTATGAGGCATGATGGCAGAGAAAATAATGAGCTCATAAGCTTTCCATAGGATACATTTAAAGTCTATTTGGTAAACTTTGGGTCTTTGCTTTATTTACAATTTAAAATATTGTTCTGAGTAAAATCATGTATCTATTTAGTCCTCAACATGTCGCTTTGGACCACAATATATATTCTAAAAAAATACTGTAACTTTAAAACATTTCTGTTTTTAATCTCAATAGAGGAGTTTTATTAAAACTACGAAAGTGAGGAAGAGAATGAAACAAACTGTGACACGACCAGCAGCATCAACTACACAGACACCCACGGCCCCAAAAAGACACCTGGCCCACGGGAAGAAAAGATCAGCCATTAAGTGTGTTTAGGTTTCCTTTTTTCCATAGAGTACTAGAAAAAAAGGTATATTCAAAGCTACAAATAACAGACTAtgcttttcatttcatgcatcatATAAAATATTAGTCATTTTTCTTTTTTCCCCATATATTTACATATTATTTTTTGTTCTGTACAATAAAAGTTCAATCCACATGACATTCTTAAAAATATTTTCTGACCCATAATTACTTTGACATGAAAAACAATATGAGAAAAACAGAAAACAAACGAGgcgtctgtctgctgtctgtaggACTTCTTTGAAGCCTTGATTGAAGCTCCAGAATGGATCGTCCTGCATAAATAAAATCTGTGAGGGTGACGGGagcacacactgaacacacaagaAGAGGGCAGGGTAGGAGACAAGCACTGGCCCCTGTCACAGTGGTGAGGGGACCTTGACAGAGTGGAGGTCTCTGTGGGAAAGTTCTGAGCATGGCCATGAAGTGGAGCGACTCCGTGCTCACTGTGAGCACAGCATTGTTTTCAATCTGACGCGCCAGTGGCTCATGAGTTCAGTGCAGGCAGCCAGAGACCCATCTATTGATCCATCCATCACTAACTCTACAGACCAAGTTGAAGCAGGGTAGCCTCAGAGGCATAGTCTCAATACTGCTTCCTCAACCGATCTCTTCACCCCATCACACAGACAAATAGACTTGGTTCAGTCCACATGTCTGATCGGATGTTGCCAGGTTACTGGGGCTGTGTGCTGGAGCGGCCTGACATGCTATCTGCCCTGTGAGAGGCCAGCTGCTGctcctgttgctgctgttgttggagctgttgttgctgttgttgttgctgctgctggagctgttgctgctgctgctgatgttgCTGttgtagctgctgctgctgctggtgttgTGTGCTGGCGAAGGCTCCTTGCTGCTGCAGTGGGAACGCTGTTTGCAGGATCAACTGGGTGGACTGGTTTCCATGGAGCAGCCGAGGGCCCTAGAAAGGAAGAACAGAAAGGTGAGTGGCTGGTCAGAATAGGGACAAGTACCGGATCTACCTTTAGAAACGGTACTCTCTGGTGGTCACCTCACCTGGAGGAACTGTGTTTGTTGCTGGGCCAGCCCTTGCTGTGTGGCTTCGGCCTGAGACTGAgcctgctgctcctgctgctgaGGCTGCTGCTGGGCGATGCTGATGGTCTGAGTCTGGCCCTGCTGAGGAGCGAACGCGGTCACCACCTGGCCCATGAACATGGTTGTAGGGACCATGACCGCTCCACACGCCATCGGCCCAGTCACCAGCTTAGTCAGCAACTGAGAGCCAGCAGGGAAcctgagagagatgagggagtgaGCGTGGTAATGAATGAGcaacagatttaaaaaaacaaaacagacacATGAAAATGTATGCAAATCCCGTGGATAATTAGCAtatttctcagtaacatcagccgCTGAGTGTGGCGCATACCGAGTGAGAGGAGAACATACCCTGTTGGTGGCATCGTGTACCTGATCTGTCCCGAGCGGTCCTGGGCAAAGTTTGCCATGGCAGCTGTGttgttgctgctgttctgggccAGGCTGGTGGCGATCTGGACCACATTGGCCTGGTTGGGCTGAGAGATCATCATGGTGTTGTAGAGGGAGGCTGGCAGGGCACTCTGCTGGGGCGGCAGAGAGTGAGTCGACCGCACTGAAGACTGTGAGAGGACAGAGCTGGTGTCTCGTAACAGGTTCTGTTGTTGGGGCTGGGACTGCTGCTGGGGTTGTTGTTGGACCGTATGCTGCTGTGGGGTGCTGCCCTGCAGACTGCCTGCAGACACCACTTGGCCCTGCATGGTGAGAGCACCCCCTGGCTGCATGGTGGTCCCGTGGGCCAGCTGCACAGAGCCCAGGCTCAGCCCACTTGTACCCGGCTGGAGAAACATCTGCACCAGAGCAAATACCACAGAGTAAGACAAATCTCCTTTCATAGACAAACACAGGCATAGTGACACATACATGCATCCATGCAAATGTGCAGACCTTTTGGTTCAAGTACTTACACAGTTCTACATAAGAGGGCAGtggtggttagtatatgaggCCCTATAGCGCTGTtccccagacagacagtagggggcAGTGCTCACCTGTAGGCCATGGCCCTGCACCTTGTTGAGCTCTTCCTGGATCTGCCTGAGCTCCAGCTGCTGCCTCTGGATGTTGGCCTCGATCATCCTGGTCCTCTGCTCCAGCTGATCCTTCAGGTGCTGCATTGCGTCCAGCTGGGTGGAAAACTGTACCATGGGCTAACAAAGttacctgtctttcaaagataatttgtaaaaatccaaataacttcacagatcttcattgtaaagggtttaaacactgtttcccatgcttgttcaatgaaccataaataattaacaaacatgcacctgtgaaacagttgttaagacactaacagcttacagacggtaggcaattaaggtcacagttatgaaaacttaggacactaaagaggcctttttactgactcaaaaacaccaaaagaaagatgcccagggtccctgctcatctgtgtgaacgtgccttaggcatgctgcaaggaggcatgaggactgcagatgtggccaaggcaataaattgcaatgttcgtactgtgagacgcctaagacagcgctacagggaaacaggatggacagctgatcatcctcgcagtggcagaccacatgtaacaacacctgcacaggattggtacatctgaacatcacacctgcgggacaggtacaggatggcaacaacaactgcctgagttacaccaggaatgcacaatccctccatcagtgctcagactgtccgcaataggctgagagaggatgGACTGAGGgcatgtaggcctgttgtaaggcaggtcctcaccagacatcaccggcaacaatgtcgcctatgggcacaaacccaccgtcgctggaccagacaggactggcaaaaagtgctcttcactgatgagtcgcggttttgtcttaccaggggtgatggtcagatttgtgtttatcgttgaaggtatgagcattacaccgaggcctgtactctggagcgggatcgattttgaggtggagggtccgtcgtggtctggggcggtgtgtcacagcatcatcggactgagcttgttgtcattgcagacaatctcaacgctgtgcgttacagggaagacatcctcctccctcatgtggtacccttcctgcaggttcatcctgacatgaccctccagcatgacagtgcCACCAACCACattgctcattctgtgcatgatttcctgcaagacaggaatatcaatgttctgccatggccagcgaagagcccggctctcaatcccattgagcacgtctgggacctgttggatcggagggtgagggctagggccattccccccagaaatgtccgggaacttgcagttgccttggtggaagagtggggtaacatttcatagcaagaactggcaagtctggtgcagtccatgaggaggagatgcactgcagtacttaacgcagctggtggccacaccagatactgactgttacttttgattttgacccccctttgttcagggacacattattccctttctgttagtcacagtttatgtctcagttgttgaatcttatgttcatacaaacatttacacatgttaggtttgctaaaaataaacgcagttgacagtgagaggatgtttttttgttgttgctgagtttctGTGTCACTGACTCTAGCAAAAGAAACTGCCAAATTACCATCATGAGGAAGATTTCTCACCTGGACACTGGGCTGGATCtgaagctgctgctgctgctgttgtggtggtggttgctGCTGTTGcagctgttgttgctgctgctgcggtTGTTGTTGTGGAACCATGGATGGGGCCATGTTCTGCCCCGTGTTCTGGGTGTGCTGGGAGCTCATCGATTGCTGTTGGATACAAGCACAGGAACTACATTAGGAACCAAATCACTATCAAATATAGAGAGGCTTGACCGCAAGCTGAAAGAAACCCACTCTGACCTGACTGCTGATGGATGATCTTCGCTGTGATGTCATCTCAATAGCAGAGACGGACTGGCATCCCGGTGTACCCCTGTCTGTCTTAAGCTTAGGTGCTgagaaggaaaaaacaaacacCTTACTCTTGGGATCAAAGAAGCTCTCAGGACAGATGACATCATATTAGACAAGATGGATGTAGTAACGTCATGTGGTCAGCGCTTACAGGCTGGGTTGGAGATGGCAGTGTGGGACGAGGACTTGCGGGAGCTGTGTGAGGAGGCCGAGGGCGTGCGGCTGCGGTCAAAGCCCTCTAGGGCCTCCTTCAGACTGGAGGTGTTGAGCTGGTGTTGAGATTCAGAACCAGAGTCCTGAGACTGCTGTGagatgagagagcagagagaacagtcagtagaGACTCACTACTAGAACTCCCAAGCCTTGTTAGGACACTTGGGAAAtacatccttccttcctcccttgcaTGAGGTAATCACTGATCTAACACAGTTGGATTGGTGTAAAGAAGGATCGTACAACTGGGATTGAAGGACGCATTCAAAACCCATAACCCCGCTGTTTGCTCACCAAAGATGTTTTATCATCATCCTTGTTGTCTGAGCACTTAACCATGTCTTACTCCAGTGAGAGTCACAGACAGTGAGACATCTTATCCCTTAAACTGAACAAGACCTCATTAACCAAACTCAGCCACCTCTTTATTCCTGGACTAAGTGATTTCTTATATTCAGCAAGTTCGCACATTGGTCTGATGTGTCTCACCTTATCTACCGCAGAGATCTCTGGCGGTGACTCCTCAACAATCCCCAGCTCTCTGCGCTGTTCAGCCCTCACCTCAGCATAGCTGCTccacaagagagagacagggttgaACATCATGCCTGATGGTAGTGTATGTGATAGTGTTTAGGATATCAATGCAATACTGCTGGTTATATGTGGTATGACTGACACATTGATACTTGTTGCGAGATATGCATATGAATATCCTTTTTTGTGATTAGTCGATCTTCACCTGACGACAGTGTGCGTGCAGACGATGAACTCGGGCCTGGAGTTCCACTGGTGGTAGGTGATGTAGTAATGGGTCTGGAGCCAGATCCACTGCTGCCCTTTGGTGAGAAACCTGTAGTAGCACGATTTCCCCTTCCCATACTGCATTACTGCAGaacacagcaagagagagagaggagaaagatgaTGTCACAGATCTGTACATGGGACagtaaaacacaaacacactcataaaATGTGCACTTACAAAATACACAAATGCGACAAAAAAATGACTCACAGTGTTCGTGGCATTTGGCCAGtgtctccaggtcatctacatgGTAGTAGTCATATCCAGATGTACCCAGAACCTCaaacggcaggtaacctattatGGGCGGAGCCCTGGGGAGAAAAACAAGCAATGTTATTAATGTGACAGCATAACCCATTCAAATACAATGATATACAGTTTCTCAGCCTTTTAAGCAGTAATAACACATTAAAACCCCATACAAAGCATTGTATTACCCTCTGGACAGTGTCTACAAAGGTCCGTATAATAGAGGTTTTCAGTAGCAGTGAAACACTAAGTACTCCATCTAGTGCTGTTGCTCCCAAACACGGTTGAGACTCAGAGCTGTCTCCTCTAGAGAGCAAGCCGACTGACTGGCCCAGATATAGAACACAGCAGCCAGCTAACAGAGTTGAACCAAACACACTCTCACTGGGACTGTGTTCTGACTGCTGTGCTGAGTCTCACACAGCTGGAGGCTAACTCTCTCTTGCATGACATAGGCaagtaagcacacacacagacatggataTAGACAGCACACATTACCTGTGGTCCAAGAAGAGGAACTTCCATTCTAAGCTGTGTCTAGAGGTGAATTCTTCATTGGGTTCTTCAACAGTGCACATCTCCTGTGGGGTGAGTGAAGAAAAACTAGATGTTTACATCTCATACAAAGAAAATAATTTACAGTGCTCCTACTAAGAACActttacagtacaacatgagacatactTGGTTACCTAGCTACCGAAATATGCCGTCTGTGATATATAAGTCTCTAGAATTCCAATTGTCTTACCTTGATAAACTGTGGTTTGGCTAATCTCACAGTTGCTATGAAACAGACTCGGTCCTCAAAAGCGGGCCGGAGTGACCGCTGGATCACCCCTTCCAAGCCATTTCGAGTTGAGTTAGGCACTATAGGAGAAAGGGAAAATTACAACTTAGTCATTGTTGCCTTTTGGTCGGTCTAAGTGCATTTATGGTCACAAACCAAATACAGACCAGCTACTTGTGTACTACATTCAAAGCCTAATTTTTCCTAAATCAATATAATGAAAATTTACCATTATTCAGGGACTTGAAGTTTCCGATGAACTTAACATACTCATACACAGGAGGCTCTTTGGGGTCGATCGTCCCTCGGAGCATGTGGCAACAGAATTCTAACTGGTTTTTCGCTGAAAACAAATGAAATCATACAATAAAGCAGAGTACAATTTGATAGACTTGGTTTAAATAAACTCATCTAGTTCTGAAACAAATCATCTGCTCATGGCATGCTGTGGCCAAATAAACTTGACATAGGCCATTTAGACCATGAACATGATAGAAACTACTAGACAATACAGAAACACCTCCAGTACTTACTCTTGAGATACTCTGGCGTTAGCGTCTCTCCCTCCAGTATGTGAGACGACAGGGCTTTATACACGTCTGAATGTTCCACCAGGGGCAGGAAGTTCAACAGGTTCTGATCCACCAGGTCAGactgaaacaaacacacacatgtatgtCATCCTTGGTCATGGATGTCAACCTTACATACTGTAGGCATTAACTCATGTATATGTATGGAGTGAATACTTACAGGAAGATGTTCCAGTAGAGATGTAACACTCTCTGAGACATAGATTATGTTCCCATCTGTCATAATTGCTAGGAAGAAGCCGTCTAATGCCTAACAGATACAGAACAGTGTGTTAAAACACCATCTACTTGCAAAATAGAATGTGAGAAAGTGAACTATGTAGAAAACAGGTACCATTGCGCTCAACCTTGAACTTGAATAGTCCTTGGTGCGTTAAAccaaaaagggtgggggggttttCTTGCTTACACAGCAGGCAGGGAAAAAAATTCACAGACGTTTCGTTGTCAACCTTCTTCAGTTAACTACAAAAACAGTACAGAATGTTGCTACTGATATCCTTGGACTGACATCCTTTCTTTCTAGATACTTCTTAGTGAAAGGATGTGAAAACTACTGTACTTTCAGTGTGTCAAGTGCCACTGACCTCCAGCATCAGCTGTGTGAACTCTTCATTACTAAGAAAAGGAGGTTTCCAGTCCTGTCGGATCTCACTTGACTCTGACTGCGCAGCTATTTCTGACAGAAACACAGATGGGGGAGTAACTAATGTGAAATACTCAGACAGCTTGGTAAAAACACAGAAATGTTCCTATTCTTCCAGACATGTTGATATCCGAGggctaggaggaggagaggtcctTACCTTTATGCTTGCGCAGGAAGTCGATGCTCTTCTGTAAGATGGTGGACTTGTCCATCTTCCGGGTGTTACCTGGCAGCATGGTACCCAGCTCCTTGATGAGGACATTGAACTGGTCCCTGCGCTTCTTCTCAGACTTGTTACGGGATACTCTGGAGGGTTGGACATGAGAAAGAAGAATACACATACTAAGATGccaacaaaaacaacacaatgattacaggcaacattcgcactgagctaaagggtagagctgccactttcaaggagcgggactctaacccggaagcttataagaaatcccgctatgccctcagacgaaccattaaacagacaaagcgtcaatacaggactaagatctaatcgtactacaccggctctgatgctcgtcggatgtggcagggcttgcaaactattagagactacaaagggaagcacagtcgagagctgcccagtgacacgagcctaccagacgagctaaataacttctttgCTCGtgtcgaggcaagtaacactgaaacttgcatgagagcatcagttgttccggacgactgtgtgatca
Proteins encoded:
- the LOC106560272 gene encoding circadian locomoter output cycles protein kaput isoform X1 gives rise to the protein MTSSIGGDDASSIFDGLMEEDEKDKAKRVSRNKSEKKRRDQFNVLIKELGTMLPGNTRKMDKSTILQKSIDFLRKHKEIAAQSESSEIRQDWKPPFLSNEEFTQLMLEDYSSSRLSAMALDGFFLAIMTDGNIIYVSESVTSLLEHLPSDLVDQNLLNFLPLVEHSDVYKALSSHILEGETLTPEYLKTKNQLEFCCHMLRGTIDPKEPPVYEYVKFIGNFKSLNNVPNSTRNGLEGVIQRSLRPAFEDRVCFIATVRLAKPQFIKEMCTVEEPNEEFTSRHSLEWKFLFLDHRAPPIIGYLPFEVLGTSGYDYYHVDDLETLAKCHEHLMQYGKGKSCYYRFLTKGQQWIWLQTHYYITYHQWNSRPEFIVCTHTVVSYAEVRAEQRRELGIVEESPPEISAVDKQSQDSGSESQHQLNTSSLKEALEGFDRSRTPSASSHSSRKSSSHTAISNPASPKLKTDRGTPGCQSVSAIEMTSQRRSSISSQQSMSSQHTQNTGQNMAPSMVPQQQPQQQQQQLQQQQPPPQQQQQQLQIQPSVQFSTQLDAMQHLKDQLEQRTRMIEANIQRQQLELRQIQEELNKVQGHGLQMFLQPGTSGLSLGSVQLAHGTTMQPGGALTMQGQVVSAGSLQGSTPQQHTVQQQPQQQSQPQQQNLLRDTSSVLSQSSVRSTHSLPPQQSALPASLYNTMMISQPNQANVVQIATSLAQNSSNNTAAMANFAQDRSGQIRYTMPPTGFPAGSQLLTKLVTGPMACGAVMVPTTMFMGQVVTAFAPQQGQTQTISIAQQQPQQQEQQAQSQAEATQQGLAQQQTQFLQGPRLLHGNQSTQLILQTAFPLQQQGAFASTQHQQQQQLQQQHQQQQQQLQQQQQQQQQQLQQQQQQEQQLASHRADSMSGRSSTQPQ
- the LOC106560272 gene encoding circadian locomoter output cycles protein kaput isoform X8, translated to MTSSIGGDDASSIFDGLMEEDEKDKAKRVSRNKSEKKRRDQFNVLIKELGTMLPGNTRKMDKSTILQKSIDFLRKHKEIAAQSESSEIRQDWKPPFLSNEEFTQLMLEALDGFFLAIMTDGNIIYVSESVTSLLEHLPSDLVDQNLLNFLPLVEHSDVYKALSSHILEGETLTPEYLKTKNQLEFCCHMLRGTIDPKEPPVYEYVKFIGNFKSLNNVPNSTRNGLEGVIQRSLRPAFEDRVCFIATVRLAKPQFIKEMCTVEEPNEEFTSRHSLEWKFLFLDHRAPPIIGYLPFEVLGTSGYDYYHVDDLETLAKCHEHLMQYGKGKSCYYRFLTKGQQWIWLQTHYYITYHQWNSRPEFIVCTHTVVSYAEVRAEQRRELGIVEESPPEISAVDKSQDSGSESQHQLNTSSLKEALEGFDRSRTPSASSHSSRKSSSHTAISNPASPKLKTDRGTPGCQSVSAIEMTSQRRSSISSQQSMSSQHTQNTGQNMAPSMVPQQQPQQQQQQLQQQQPPPQQQQQQLQIQPSVQFSTQLDAMQHLKDQLEQRTRMIEANIQRQQLELRQIQEELNKVQGHGLQMFLQPGTSGLSLGSVQLAHGTTMQPGGALTMQGQVVSAGSLQGSTPQQHTVQQQPQQQSQPQQQNLLRDTSSVLSQSSVRSTHSLPPQQSALPASLYNTMMISQPNQANVVQIATSLAQNSSNNTAAMANFAQDRSGQIRFPAGSQLLTKLVTGPMACGAVMVPTTMFMGQVVTAFAPQQGQTQTISIAQQQPQQQEQQAQSQAEATQQGLAQQQTQFLQGPRLLHGNQSTQLILQTAFPLQQQGAFASTQHQQQQQLQQQHQQQQQQLQQQQQQQQQQLQQQQQQEQQLASHRADSMSGRSSTQPQ